Proteins from one Impatiens glandulifera chromosome 2, dImpGla2.1, whole genome shotgun sequence genomic window:
- the LOC124923775 gene encoding uncharacterized protein LOC124923775, with the protein MHEARKWKEGTSYDSIPKETMQILFKLRNIPPHMYNSEALTHFASLLGNPLYMDKIIEESENLTYARMNIEVQPRSVLPNEITMVDRKGNATKMGIHYEWRPYRYVNCNTFKHSIVRCPKLMANQKANKEQQMQNGEDKQQKVPSTNETVVEN; encoded by the coding sequence ATGCATGAAGCTCGAAAATGGAAGGAGGGTACGAGCTATGACAGTATTCCAAAAGAAACAATGCAAATTTTGTTTAAGTTGCGAAatatccctccccacatgtacaACTCGGAAGCCTTAACCCATTTCGCTAGCCTTCTAGGAAACCCGCTCTACATGGACAAAATCATTGAGGAAAGTGAAAATCTCACATATGCTAGGATGAACATTGAAGTTCAACCAAGAAGCGTTCTCCCCAACGAAATTACAATGGTTGATCGAAAGGGAAATGCTACCAAGATGGGCATACACTATGAATGGAGACCGTACAGATACGTGAACTGCAATACCTTTAAACATTCTATAGTAAGATGCCCTAAATTAATGGCCAACCAGAAAGCAAACAAGGAACAACAAATGCAGAATGGAGAAGACAAGCAACAAAAAGTTCCTAGTACAAATGAAACAGTGGTGGAAAATTAA